The genomic DNA cacaaacccacaaataaatatataaagaaacctctgtttcttatatttatttttagtccaaaataggaaaaaatcattttcctatatttgtgaaaattgCTATTTTCACCaatttttccaacaatcccccacatgaaaaatgttcttttcatcaaatttccaacaatcccccacatgtatggaaatcgatctttccttacacttttcaacAATAAACTTCGAtagttgagtattgcaagataggtaggttgtTACCTTTGAACCTTtttttgtgaagcatacttagcttactagcggtttgcagacgcgatgtccttgaacatacccccatttgtgtaaacgacaatacatttcacacaatactctccctggtctggccaacccctcattgctgtgtcctattatggtcctggaacactagcctggttctgcgagagctctaggattgcgcaccccacaaagccattcgaagcgaccctacTTCTATCTCACATAGGTGATTCCCATggatcattaaaagcatcatggttatttgatttccAAAATCGTTAACCTTAATATGCTTAGCCTCACTTTAATGTCaatgattggaatggactaggaagtatataactcccttttatttggtttggggtactcccccatagtgactccgttttggtaatatgattaagttgtcctattgaacttagatcttgggatctccagtcaactaagttaggtttccctcatattcccatttATCACGGGCTTTAGTCCTattcctcttgacgacgtttcAACTAACTCTCTACTTACGCCTTTTGTAAACGGGTTCGCAATGTTATCCTTtgatctcacataatcaattgtgataacacctgttgagagtagttgtcgtaccgtgttatgtctacgtcgcatgtgccttgatctgccattgtacatcaagctttgagctctaccaatcgttgattggctatcacaaatcttggaatatattccacgaattgacgtagccattccgcctcctcTCCTAATTTATCCAGGGCGATAAATTCGGATTCCATTGTGGATCTCACTATGACCGTTTGCTTggaagacttccaagcaatagcagctcctCCTAGTGTAAACAtgtaaccacttgttgatttggaatctttattatctgatatccagtttgcatcagtgtatccttcgatcactgctggttgtcggttataatgcagtccataatctcttgtgtatcttatgtatctaagcacccttGTTATACTTTTCCAATGTACATGACTTGTATTTCTAGtatatctacttagcctactcaccgcgtacgccaagtcgggtctagtacatgtcattagatacattagactgccaATAATTCTTGAGTACTCTAACTGAGTAACCCCCTCTCCTCTATTTTTCATTagatgttgggaggtatcaactggagttcgagctACACTCGTATCTCCCGAATTGAATTTTTTAAGAATTTTGTCCACAAAGTGAGATTGACTTAACAGAAGACCATCTTGGTttcttatgatctttactccaagaatcacatcctcTAAAcacatgtctttcatgtcaaatctcgctttcaacatgcttttagtagctttgataattttatcattactcccaatgataagcatatcatctacataaaggcataatatcacataaccttcatttgtgtctttgaaataaacacatttgtcgcactcatttattttgaaaccattgtcaatcatgacatgatcaaaattttggtgccattgttttgatgcttgcttcaagccatacaaagacttgacgagtttacatactttaccctcttgacctggggcggagaaaccttcaggttgctccatgtaaatctcttcttctaaatcgccatttagaaatgcggttttaaaatccatttggtgaacttccaaatttcttaaagccgctatagcaagaaccgatctaatcgaggttatgcgcgtcacaggcgagtaggtatcaaagtaatctagaccttccttttgtctaaatcctttaatcaccaacctagccttgtatttatcaatacttccatcagttttcatcttccttttgaatatccaacgatatccaagtggtttgcaagcaggtggaagatctactaactcccaagtatcattttgcaatatagaatcaatttcattctttattacttctttccattgaggtctTTCTGAAGAGGAAACCACTTCGCGATATGTATTGGGCTcaccctcaaccatatagcttACGAAGCCTGGaccgaaggatttttcaacccttggccTTTTGCTTCGCCTACGATCACCTTCTTCAGCCTCAGGTCgttcatgtgtcttatcatgaactacctcatcaactggtgtagatgagctttcacctacttcaaaattaggtgttgatgacgttgcatgtgtttgtcttctcaaaggaaacacattttTAAAATATGAAACAACGTTAGGATTCACTTCCATGATAGTGTTTACATGTACATCtggattcttggactcatgtacaagaaagcgatgtgcactactttgatgtgcatacccaataaatatgcaatcaatagttttgggtcctatcctaagagccttaggaggtggtacaatcacctttgctaggcacccccacactttcaagtatttgtatgaaggcttcttccttttccataactcatatggagtttcgtctctctttttgagtggtatcttgttcaaaagataattagccgagagaatggcttccccccacatttcctggctcatcccagaacttatcaacatggcgttcatcatttctttcaatgtacggttctttcgttccgccacgccatttgattgtggagaataaggaggtgtacactcatgtacaatgccacttttgGCGCATAAatcggcaaaaggtgcaacatattcgcctcctcgatcgcttcgcaaagcttttatcttcttttgaagttgattctcaacttcatttttatacaagataaattcacttattgcttcatctttactttttaaTAAATATACATAGCATTATTTAGTACtatcatcaataaacgtgatgaagtacttatttccacctcttgtgggtaccgcttttaaatcacaaatatcgGTGTGAATTAActcaaggggttcggttattcatTCAACCGACtttgatgatgatcttgtaagtttggattctgcacatgtttcacatttataatgtgaatcaatatggaatgttggtatacaatttaaattgattaaacggcGTATTGAATTAAAATTTATGTGACCTAATCTACCATGTCATTTATTCGAAtcagaaaactcaagcatataagtagaagtagtagcaattttattcatgttcttttttacagccattacattcaatttgaacataccattttgggcatagcccttaccaacatacattcctcgtttagtaagtacaaattgatcgctctcaaaaactaaacgaaatccaaacttATTAAGCAACCATCCCGAGACTAGGCTCTTGCGCAAGTCTGGGACATATAACATGTTGCTTAAAGTGAGCTCTTTCCCTGAAGTCCATTTCAAAATCACTGTTCCTTCAGCTTTGATGTTCGCGGTGGCTGCATTTCCCATGTACAGCTTCTCATCTCCCGCAAGCTCTTTGAAGGTGGTAAAGAGGCTCCTGTCTGGGCACACATGACGGGTCGCGcccgtatcaacccaccatcCTTTTGGAGTATTGGGCACAGCATTGACCTCATCCAACATTGCGGTTTTGTcggaaatcattgccaccaaaggtattccgtcttcatccaccatgtgcgcacgctcatgctttggtttcttgcattggttagcccaatgccccggctcgtcacagttgtaacaagtctcTTGGAACGCttgaggtttctttttcacaacccctttcttcggtccaagtttgctagcctttgctttctctttgtcctttttccccttGCCCTTATTGCTCTTAGAGGATTGCCCATACTCAACCAAATTTGCACTAGCAGAATTTTGCGCAAGGCTGCATTTTTGGGCAATTCTATTGTCCTCTTCAATCCGAAGACGAACAATAAGATCCTCTATAGTCATCTCCTTtcgtttgtgtttaagataattcttaaaatccacCCAACCAGGAGGTAACTTCCCAATCATCGCTGccacttggaatgtctcgctaAGTGTCATGCCATCCGCAAGGATGTCATGTAGTATAATTTGCAATTCTTGGACTTGAATTCCAAAAACTATCTTGAAGTATAATCCGCAAGGATGTCATAACTATCTTGCAATTCATGTAGTATAATCCGCAAGGATGTCATAACTGTTTTGGAATCAACCATTTTGAATTCCAAAAAACGGGCTACCATAAATTTCTTTGTGccagcatcctccgttttgtacttcttGTCCAAGGCATCCCATAAATCTTTGGAAGTCTTGACATTGTAGTATACATTATACAATGCATCCGAAAGCCCATTTAACACATAGCCCCGACATATGATATCCGAATGCTTCCACGCATCTACCACGCACTATCTTTGTGCGTCAGTCTCCCCTTCCacaggttggggagcggtttcagttaagaacctcgcaaggttcatggtggtcaggtagaagaacatcttctgctgccacctcttgaagtgtagacccgagaacttctccGGTCGTTCAGCGTGATtggccactgtggacgctcccacagtggtgGCGTTCAAGGGGGTTCCCGTCACAACATTTGTGTTGTTAACCGTTTTCGTTCGACATTCTGAAAAATAAAATTACCAAATTTTAGTCCAAAAAATTCTATTTTACACAACTAAACAGAATTAACCAGTTAATTTTATTTTACCACAAATTTAATGTTTCGGCTTCTAAGTCtaactttgaagaccaaaaaaCAGAAAATTTATAATTATAGAACTTACTGtttggcttctaagtccaactttgaataCCAAAGCAGAAAGTTTATTACAATTTGTAGGACAGAACTGAATGTAATCAGAAATGTTTTCAACCAAAGTCACTCATTTGAagatgaaaacaaaaaaaaattgtttttaaaatacAAACTGAGTGAAAcaaaactggtttgaatcacAAAACAGAATGGTTTTTACTACACGAACGGtgttttaaaatttgttttaagattgtaggaactgTTCGCGtaattcaaataaaataaaacaaattttatttactgattacaatacaagGGAATAAAGAAAGCTGAAAAAATAGAAAtactattacaactgaaataaacaaatacaagaattggtgtagaagaagaaaaacgatgactgaggcacgtgttcaatacgcttcccttaaaacaaattccgagtctcccatgagtactcgttttgtttcccaggttacaacagccggagcagtagtaCTGCCATAGCtggcctacaacccgaaggctaCCTTGAAGAGAGTAGGAAGAAGATCAGTAAGCTGTATAGAATTGTTTGCATATGCTGTTATATTCATGGTATCTTCTGTAGTGACTAAGAGGCTGTATTTATACAATCTCTGATTCGAAACAGCCAAAAACAAATTAAATGAGAGGAATAAATTGCATTAAatgtcttcaatgcaatttaattcgtcatttaattctcagtcaaaaccGTTTGACTCGGCGGTTTCAAAGCTGAACTGTAACTgcactgtcattcaatgctggaagcttctacGCGCGCGCGCCCTAGGGCGCGCAGGTCTGCACGCTCCATGCGCGCGTGCGTCAtgtcacctgtgagcctatacgagcacgccacacagtcacGCCATATTGGCTCACTTTGGTGTGCCGCGCACGTCACATCAGggcccatgcaccatgcgcgcaaCCGCTCGCCTTCATGCCACGTCACTATCCAcctggtccttgcaacccttgtacTCCACCACGTGCACGTGgtaaaaaatacaaaggcggctctcaagcggctcgcagcgatgcgaagtgcaaagtgcgccatcaaaacgccacattgcgcctcatcgcgcctcatcgcccacgccacgcgcgcgcgtgtgcgagtgcgagttagggtgctccgcacccttcgcgagtacacttagtgtgtgcttccatgaaacaataaggatagagagttcccacttaaatacccatttaagttccatctctcctcctatgtgggacaaggtgcaactttcccttttgtttcagcattcaatgtttcaaacacccaactttgagcatcgatatctcattcatcttagctccgttttggacgtggtttagttcgttgcgaagctcttccaacatagaacacaaacccacaaataaatttATAAAGAAACCTCtgtttcttatatttatttttagtccaaaataagaaaaaaatcaatttcctatatttgtgaaaattgCTATTTTCACCAGTTTTTCCAACATATTGAAGTGATGCGTTAATAAACTTATAATTTAACTTCTTTGATGATAAAATAGGAAAAGAATGGCCTGAAAAATGTCCATTACATTTACTCAACCTAGAGATAATCTGGTTTTTTCTCAAACCAGTtcggatttttttttttcaaaatgatTAGAAACGGTTTTGGCCAAATCGGTACGAGCTAGAAACTTGGTTGGGCCAAAAATAAACTAAACTCCTAGAACCGATTGGATTTGGGGAAAACTAAAACATTTTTTAGTAATATTTAGTTCTAGGTTTTCTTTACGAGTGTTATTTTTACTGTTTCAACTACATTTCCATTTAAATTTCATTTAAAATCGGTGTGTCCCTTTGCGAAAACGGCAGGTCCCTTCTAGTATATATATAGTATAAATTAGGGAGAAAACACAAGTTAGGGAGAAAACCCGTGAAACTCctattaaacatttttttttgaaaaaaattaacatatataATACAAATGTTTTAAGAGTTTTGAGCATTAAAAAATAATCAAAAAGCACCGAgatgatttaaaaaaataaacaagtttctacGTAACAGTGCGTAACGCGACTTTTACATATGTTGCataaaaacttgtttattttttaatttggtcgacgtatttttgattttttttttgctcaaaacccttaaaaacatgtatattacatgtgttatttaaaaagaaaaagtaaaaaattGGGAGGTTAGAGTTTCCAGGATTTTCTCTCTAATATCGGGGTTTCTATCTatcctcccccccccccacacacacacatatatataagcTTTGGTTCAATTAAGAGCCACCATGAGTTGTGAGAACCATTAGAACTCCTACTTCCCGCGTGAGTTGGGGCACAACTTTTTGCACAAACGTAAttgaaaatattataaacacatctgtaaaaaaataaaaaaattgtcgAGTCGGTAGTTTTGCCTAATGTAAGTTTTGTTTACGCGCTGATGTAAATTTCGTTATGGAGATGAATTTTTTTTACACTTCATGTAATTTGTGCATGtgacttttaattttttttttctgaaacaagtgatttttttaagatttttgagaTTTTTTTCTTTTTGGAAAAACCTTTTGTAAGACCTAGTTCTCATAGTTCTCACAActcaaggtggttctcattttatcCTAAccctatatctatactatatataatatacatatccaaaggacttcttaaagtcattaaaattttctaaaaacacccttaaagcatgatgtacaagtgttttaagcattaGAAAACATCCATTTCCACTTATACCCTTCAACTAAAAAAACACGGATACATCAGGGCACCCTCatttcaaaacatttcaaaatgcCCGCTTCCctgctcctctctctctctctctctctccctggcGATTCCAGATCTGGATCTGGATCTAGGGTTTTTCTCCATCACGTTTCTACTACTCCAATTGCTCATGGAAATCATTGGAATCAAACTCAAGTCTAGGTTTTGAAATTCACGGAGTAAGTGCTTTTCTAGATTTTGTCCAAATTCATTGGAATTTTATATTGTAGATCTAGGTTTCAAACTTTTGATATGAACCGATTTCGTTGAGGTAATTATTGTTTGGATCTGTAATATGAAATTCGTACCATTTGTTTTGTTACAGGAGTTGAAGATGATGCAAGCTGTTGTTTTAATTGGTGGTGGTTAGCAACGATAGAGATGGTGGTGGTCTGCGGCTTGTGGTGGTAATGGTTAGCGTCAACTGGTGACCCAACCTAGGGTTTAGAGTTTCGACCAGATTCTTCTGGTAGCCCTATCTAGGGCTCTGACCATAACCCTAATCCGGTGAAAGTTGTAGATCTGGTCAGTAAGGGAATGAAAACGAATTTCGTGTTGTGTGGTACTGTATCTCTCATTTCAccatttttaaaaaattttaagTTATAGCAAAAGATGAGGTTTTAATTTTAGCTAAGGTTCATAAAAACTTCATTAGAGATGATGGGGTTTTAGTTTTTGAAATGGGGGGTTTTGGGTTTAATGGGGTTTTAGTTTTTGAAATGGGGGGTTTTGGGTTTAATGGGGTTCTGAAGGGATAGCTCAAAGGTAAATATTTGGGTCCTGTCAAAACGGTACACCTTTTGTTATTAAGAAAAGAGTCCCACAAGGAGATCCACTTTCCTGTCCTCATCGCCATGGAGGCATTAGGGGTTCTTATTTATAATAGCCATGGAGCCATTAGGGGTTCTTATTGCCAGGAACAACTTAAATGTGATTATAATTATTTTTCTTTTGATATATTCCTGGTCTTTCATGCATGTTTATGCTTGGATTTTGTTATAAAAAGTGTTGGGCGCTCCGGAGTTTGATGATATTTTACCAAGTTGGACTTACTTTGAGAACAAGGATCCTGCTGAACAAGAGTCACTGATTTCTGATGTTCATGATGTGACCGCAAATGCAGCTTCTGTTATTGATGTCTGCATGCTAAGAAATGCAGAATCCTCTGCTGTTGATGGAGATAGTTTGAATCCACATGTATGCTTATACTGCTATATGAACATGTAATGCCATATTAGCCATTAACTGCATTCGACTTAATATTTAATAGTATAAATTGCATATATATGTTGGTACACCAATAACCAATATCATACTTGTATGCATTCAACCAGATTGAAACACCAATTTTAGTCTACTGAAAATTTGGTGGTTTACTAAATTAAGTCACCAAAGCCTGGATGCGATTGGGGGGCTGTTTGGTGAGCGGGCCAAGTTGGTTAACTAGGCCAGTCACGGTCTGATCAAACCATCAAACATGTTGGGTACTTTTTTATTTGAATATACTTTTAATTGATAAAACCCACATTATATATGTAGATATCATGGGCCACCACAACTAATATTTGATATCATGGGTCACTTGGGGAGGACCATAAGCCTAATGAagtttttgctttttttttttttttagaaaatttagTAGAATCCTATAGTTATTATTAAAGCTAAAGAAATCAATGAATGCCATTTTTTGCAGGATGAAAAATTGCAGAGAAGAGCCGGGGGCATTTAGTGCAGAGTAACCGTATGCATCTTAGACCGAAGTTCAGCCCGCACATGGTAAATGTGCAGCTTTCGACTATTTCTCATGTTTCATTCTGATATTGATTGAGTTACCCTTGCAGGAAGTCGATCCTTGTGAGGACTTGACTGATAATGACATACTAAACTGTTATGCCATGAGGTTAAGCTGGAGCTTCATATACGGATGAATGGGTCAAACGGGTCAGATGTGTTGCAGCACTGGGTCATTTGTTGCTAGGGTTGTTTTTAAGTTGTTTTCTACACGTACAGGTGGTGGGGTTTTAGGTATTAAAAGTCTCGTGAGTCTTCATTGTATGCAGGTTTTAATTTCAACTTGTGTATACATATAGTTATGGGTGGAAATGGGTAGGCTCGGTAATGTCTTTTataatttttctattttttaatctttattttatttagagCAAAACGGATCTGATGCTAATAGTTGTATTACAGCCTTTAAAGAAAAAAATGACAACATGTTAAGCCTTAGacctatgttgtcaaagacgcaaggcgcaggcgaggcgcataggcctcgcctggagcctaggcgcataggcctcgcctggagcctaggcgcataggcctcgcctggaGCCTAGGCGCAtggcgcaaaaaaagcgagggcTTTTTCAAGAAAGGCGCCTACagaggaaaaaaattaaaagatatTTTATGCTTTGAAAATTAACACAATTCCacatataaaataaagaaactatTATAAAAGCCATTAGTTTTggtgttttaattttaaaaaagaTGAGTATGGTCTGGTGGTGGCTGATTAGAATAAAAAGGACAAGGAGACACATCTTTATCCAATGGTTAAAAGGTTGACTTTTCAAGTCAGTTGAAATAATGGTTTACAGCTGTGAAAAAACTATAAAAAACTTTATAAAAAAGCATAAAAAAAGAAAGGAGCTCCTGACAGAATTAAGCTCACGTTTTTCTCTCGCTGCGCGTGGTTCCGGGCGCTCGCTCGAGCAccgtttttacaaaaaaaaaaaaaaaagccaagTTTGCGTCTAAGCTACCACCAGGCGCTATAGCCTCGCCTCGCTGCGCCTGAGCGCCTTTTTTGCAATTTGTGAGCGTGTTTGAACCAGTTTGGGGCTGCTATGATATCAAGTTTGCAAGCCCTTGATTTGGGTTGTTTTGGTGGAGGAATTGACTCGTTATGCACTTATGCTTAAGCTTTGCCAGGATTTTAAGTGATCTTGGGATCCAATATTGAAGGTAACGAGTTAAGGGCTGCTGCATGTTGGTTCTTATTTAGTAAGGGGCAGATGGTAAATTAGCATAACTTGTACCAAATTGCAACAGTTTGTTTCAATAATTATTGTTGTTCTTGTCGGACGCCGGATTTGCATGAGACACCATCATGCTATACTTGCCTCTTTTTGATGTTGAACTTGGCTAATGATTTGAaaataactctgttgcagaggtATCTCGGAAACTATGTTCATGGACTCAGTAAAAAGCCTCTCAGTATCAGCGTGTGGAAAGGTATAAATATAATCTTCGTTATTTCTTCAATTTCAGTGTTATACTCTTACAAGCAGGCTTTTAGAAGCTTCAATTTATTGTGTATATTGTTCATGTAGGTTTTTTTTCACGGTTGTGTGGTCGAAATTCAGGTTAATTGTGTTTGTTCTTTGTAAAATAGTTTTACGCATCTATGATACAAATGAAGAAAGAATCACATTCTCTTACATGGTTAACAAACTTTTTTAAACTCCGAGGAATGGTTCATGATCTGTTGAATTAAATCAAAATTTATTTCTTAGTTCCATGTGTTTCACCATCTTTTGACTTTTTAAATTGCAGATCCATGGCTTGCATATGCACTTATAAAGAATAATCCAGAATATGCTGCAAAGGTAGTTCTATAAGCCTTGTAACAGATAACTTTTTAACTAAGATATGAATTATAGGTACCCAAGGGAAACCCGTATCACAATGCCACTTTTGGAGGAATGGCAATATATTGCTCTAATAGCATGATTCTAAGAAAGGTTAGCACCTTTTTTCGTTCAAGTTACTGTTCGGGtttattttaatctttttatttttatttttaacgaATTAATGGTTTCatatgattgaaaaaaaaaactaatgcaCTTTATTAGAAGCCTACCCATTCTCACCTTACATTTTGTAATATGCCAGCAGTATTGGATATAGTCCTAATATCTTTTTGATTTTTCCAGAAATAAAAGTAGCTAAACCTAGCAAAAAGAAGGCCAAAGGCACACACATTTAGTCCTAGCTGAACCGTTACTTTTTATCCGAGTTCTCTTTTACAATGCAAGAACTCTCTCTTAATTAGCATTCATGTTAATTTACGTTCCTTCATTATGCAGGTGAATCGTCATTGGTGGGGGAAGATACCCAGAACCATTACCTATCTGACAGGTTTCGAGTTTAACTTGGTTGACCGGACCCCAGGCTTACGATTTATATAAAGTTACCTTATAATATGTAATTTCTTCCTCATTTATTGTATAGAAAAAAGGCAACTAAGGAATTATATGTtacccatggctttatagcctagtggtatcttggggtGAGATAAGACTTTAGACCAATAGGTCCTGAGTTCGATTCTCATaaaagggggttttcccatatttattgggtttcctcctgaaatggtgtataggcattatgcttagtggagatggatatgatcgggtggttctgctggtggcacgatgatactccagtagtccgtcagtgatccaaatttgccgttcaaaaaaaaaaaaaaaaaaaaaaaaaaaaaaaaaaaaaaaaaaaaaaaaaaaaggaattatATGTTTTTCCTAGCTGCAACTATTATTCAAGTGAAGTTGCATTGGAACAAAGCAAATTTTGAAGGGTTCCAAACTCCAAATGTGTGCTGGATTCATAAGGGTTACTAgagtaaatatattttaaaaagaaTTGAATACAACTGGTTTTGTTGAAGCTACACTTTTATCATAATGGATTTGATGGAAGATATGTTGTTGAAACATGCTAAAAGGCTTGATTATTATAAAAAAAGAGAGAAGCATTGTAGTATATTATTTTAATCTTATACACGACTTACCTATCATTTCTTGTGAACCTTAAATACTTGACTTTAGTTACTCTTTgatgggtcaagttattctacaaaggcttctaattgtaagaagtgtaagaaagatttatagagtgacaagtgtccaataacctaaaactaaacccactacatcaccaccaaaaacttAAACACcaacccccaccccaccaccacccgaaaacctaacccccccccccacccaccccccGAGTCCggtggggtttttttttttttttgtagtggggtttttttgtgtagtgggtttttttgggttattggacacttgtcactctataaatccttcttacacttcttacaattaggatcctttgtatttgatcctaatccacaCTTTGATATTTGGGTTAATGT from Helianthus annuus cultivar XRQ/B chromosome 7, HanXRQr2.0-SUNRISE, whole genome shotgun sequence includes the following:
- the LOC110867796 gene encoding uncharacterized protein LOC110867796 isoform X1, translated to MLNLANDLKITLLQRYLGNYVHGLSKKPLSISVWKGFFSRLCGRNSDPWLAYALIKNNPEYAAKVPKGNPYHNATFGGMAIYCSNSMILRKVNRHWWGKIPRTITYLTGFEFNLVDRTPGLRFI
- the LOC110867796 gene encoding uncharacterized protein LOC110867796 isoform X2, producing MRYLGNYVHGLSKKPLSISVWKGFFSRLCGRNSDPWLAYALIKNNPEYAAKVPKGNPYHNATFGGMAIYCSNSMILRKVNRHWWGKIPRTITYLTGFEFNLVDRTPGLRFI